The following coding sequences are from one Desulfonatronum sp. SC1 window:
- a CDS encoding cupin domain-containing protein — MKKINLFEANGFNDLGLSKFLVHDSPYFKILNFNFRAGQQLPIHSHDIEGQLSILIVEGEGEFLAKDGTLPAKPGDVLVCDISVPHGIKATTDMRTLVTIAPPI, encoded by the coding sequence ATGAAGAAGATCAATCTTTTCGAGGCCAATGGTTTCAACGACCTGGGGCTGAGCAAGTTTCTGGTCCATGACTCGCCCTACTTCAAAATTCTGAACTTCAACTTCAGGGCCGGACAGCAACTGCCCATCCATTCCCACGACATTGAAGGTCAGCTTTCGATCCTGATCGTTGAAGGCGAGGGAGAATTCCTGGCCAAGGACGGAACCCTCCCGGCCAAGCCCGGCGACGTCCTGGTCTGCGACATCAGCGTGCCCCACGGCATCAAGGCGACCACGGACATGCGGACCTTGGTGACCATCGCTCCGCCGATTTGA
- a CDS encoding MFS transporter yields the protein MSPVSDSSVPLPARVIEKNPSRSLPKKSTDGPVEPSPPYDPASSRKILAVLWVLLFATWSQFMIVAPLLPRISVRLDVPEVHLGWLISGYAISLGVCTLAWGPVSDRLGRKRLLMLASALMALVLFAHWWAYSYSAMLLMRILAGAVGGALTTGTLAAVGDYIPPSHRGWATGWIISGFAAGQIVGVPAGAFLSGAMDDRLPFVALGLLMAGAAWLAWRWMPALPPTPSISWPTMFRDMRRHLASPRLLAGCGVGVCLFGGMGLFIPFFPLWMEQVLSMTSQQVAWVFSAGGVAVVISSVLLGRLSDRIGRYGLIVFGSLGAGLFMLVSPLLTHWPGGAFMLFPLIMGCAAARGSAFRALQTELVPAGELGRYLSLSATFENFGYAAGSALAGWLYVAFGFSAIAAASAMTGLIVLVLVRGVLRPS from the coding sequence ATGTCACCCGTCAGCGACTCTTCCGTCCCGCTTCCCGCACGAGTTATCGAGAAGAATCCCTCACGGAGCCTCCCCAAAAAAAGCACGGACGGCCCTGTTGAGCCGTCGCCTCCCTACGACCCGGCCTCCTCTAGAAAAATCCTCGCGGTCCTGTGGGTACTGCTTTTCGCCACCTGGAGCCAATTCATGATCGTGGCTCCGCTCTTGCCCCGGATCAGCGTCCGCCTGGACGTTCCGGAGGTCCACCTGGGCTGGTTGATTTCCGGATACGCAATCTCCCTGGGCGTCTGCACCCTGGCCTGGGGGCCGGTCTCCGACCGGCTCGGCCGCAAGCGATTGTTGATGCTGGCCAGCGCCTTGATGGCCCTGGTGCTCTTCGCCCATTGGTGGGCCTACTCCTATTCGGCCATGCTTCTGATGCGGATACTGGCCGGGGCCGTGGGAGGGGCTCTGACCACCGGGACCCTGGCCGCGGTGGGCGACTACATCCCTCCGTCTCATCGAGGATGGGCCACGGGTTGGATCATCAGCGGCTTCGCCGCCGGGCAGATCGTCGGTGTCCCGGCCGGGGCATTCCTGTCCGGGGCCATGGACGACCGCCTGCCCTTCGTCGCGCTGGGGCTGCTCATGGCCGGAGCGGCCTGGCTGGCTTGGCGCTGGATGCCGGCCCTGCCGCCCACCCCGTCCATCTCCTGGCCGACTATGTTCAGGGACATGCGCCGACACCTGGCTTCACCCCGGTTGCTTGCCGGATGCGGGGTGGGGGTCTGCCTCTTCGGAGGCATGGGCTTGTTCATTCCGTTCTTTCCCCTGTGGATGGAGCAAGTTTTGTCCATGACCAGTCAGCAGGTGGCCTGGGTCTTTTCCGCCGGTGGAGTAGCCGTGGTCATCAGCAGCGTACTCCTGGGACGACTCTCGGACCGGATCGGGCGTTACGGCCTGATCGTCTTCGGCTCCCTGGGTGCGGGGCTGTTCATGCTTGTCAGTCCGTTGTTGACCCACTGGCCCGGTGGGGCGTTCATGCTCTTCCCTCTGATCATGGGCTGCGCCGCGGCCCGGGGCAGTGCCTTCCGGGCTCTGCAAACCGAACTGGTTCCCGCCGGAGAACTGGGCCGCTACCTCAGCCTGTCCGCGACCTTTGAAAATTTCGGCTACGCCGCGGGCAGCGCCCTTGCAGGCTGGTTATACGTGGCCTTCGGCTTCTCCGCCATCGCGGCGGCCTCGGCCATGACCGGCCTGATCGTCCTTGTTCTTGTCCGCGGCGTTTTGCGGCCCAGTTAA
- a CDS encoding ATP-binding protein, whose protein sequence is MTRQLREMRDIVRIDDDLCDGCGVCVPGCAEGAIEIIDGKARLVAEKYCDGLGACLGTCPKDAITVIKREADAFDEEAVEERLHELKAAEQAQADQKPKAGPTLGCGCPGSAMATFAPAKPAPSPSPAAPGPRSAEQPVSALTHWPVQIRLIPPHAPFLKGANLLVAADCAPAAYPALHQELLPGKVIMLGCPKFDDAQSYVERFVEIFNQAGINSITVLSMEVPCCAGLAEIVRQALIISGKRIPYQEIVITRQGQIAQQGRVEFKGMKPL, encoded by the coding sequence ATGACCAGGCAACTGAGAGAAATGAGAGATATCGTTCGCATCGACGATGACCTGTGCGACGGCTGCGGCGTCTGCGTGCCCGGCTGCGCCGAAGGGGCCATTGAAATCATCGACGGCAAGGCCAGATTGGTGGCCGAGAAGTATTGCGACGGCCTGGGCGCCTGCCTGGGAACCTGCCCCAAGGACGCCATCACGGTCATCAAACGCGAGGCCGATGCGTTTGACGAGGAAGCCGTGGAGGAGCGGCTGCACGAACTCAAGGCCGCGGAGCAAGCCCAAGCCGACCAAAAGCCGAAAGCCGGCCCAACCCTGGGCTGCGGATGCCCCGGCTCGGCCATGGCCACCTTTGCCCCGGCCAAGCCCGCGCCAAGCCCGTCTCCGGCCGCTCCAGGTCCGCGTTCCGCGGAGCAACCGGTCTCGGCCCTGACCCACTGGCCGGTCCAGATCCGGCTGATCCCCCCGCACGCACCCTTTTTGAAAGGCGCGAATCTGCTGGTGGCCGCGGACTGCGCTCCGGCCGCCTACCCGGCTCTGCACCAGGAACTGCTGCCCGGCAAAGTGATCATGCTCGGCTGCCCCAAGTTCGACGACGCCCAGAGCTATGTCGAGCGCTTCGTCGAAATCTTTAATCAGGCCGGGATCAACAGCATCACCGTGTTGTCCATGGAAGTGCCCTGCTGCGCCGGGTTGGCTGAAATCGTCCGTCAGGCCCTGATCATCTCCGGCAAACGCATCCCATACCAGGAAATCGTAATCACCCGCCAAGGCCAAATCGCCCAGCAGGGCAGGGTGGAGTTCAAGGGCATGAAACCTTTGTAA
- a CDS encoding phenylacetate--CoA ligase family protein encodes MDDASRSGGIYHEMEQEPEEQRRDRKWHVVRDLARQAWTEAPAFKARLESAGLTPDDIRSPQDWPRIPVLRKKQLIDLQRTGPRLGGLLTTDLGDLRRLYFSPGPIADPEGCARDFWGWAEAFHAAGFRKSDLVQMTFGYHLTPAGLMLEEPLRELGCAVIPAGPGNTMQQVEIMTTWPVTGFVGMASFLKIIRDKAVGQGKDPRRDFQLRTAFVAAERLTESVRQDLENSFGMLVRQGYGTADLGCIAYECPALGGMHLSSRCLVEICDPKTGEPLPAGEIGEVVVTPFNPVYPLIRFATGDLSRLVTEPCACGRTAPKLAGILGRADDTAKVKGQFIYPHQVAQAMCLVPSVARWQVVVSNPKGKDRLELWVELSEAVEPEKIQAVFQEGLKLRPEVRILGEGERLDENAPPLVDERTYDDGK; translated from the coding sequence ATGGACGACGCATCACGAAGCGGCGGCATATATCACGAAATGGAACAAGAACCCGAGGAACAACGTCGTGACCGTAAATGGCACGTGGTCAGGGACTTGGCCCGCCAAGCCTGGACCGAGGCGCCCGCGTTCAAGGCCAGGTTGGAGAGCGCGGGGCTGACGCCGGACGACATCCGGTCCCCGCAAGACTGGCCGCGCATCCCGGTGCTGCGCAAGAAGCAGTTGATCGATCTGCAACGCACCGGTCCTCGCCTGGGCGGGCTGTTGACCACGGACCTGGGCGATCTGCGCCGCCTCTATTTTTCCCCCGGCCCCATCGCCGACCCGGAGGGATGCGCCCGGGATTTCTGGGGCTGGGCCGAGGCGTTTCACGCAGCGGGGTTTCGCAAATCCGACCTGGTCCAAATGACTTTCGGCTACCACCTCACCCCGGCCGGTCTGATGCTGGAAGAGCCCTTGCGCGAACTGGGCTGCGCCGTGATCCCCGCTGGACCGGGCAACACCATGCAGCAGGTGGAGATCATGACCACCTGGCCGGTGACCGGGTTCGTTGGTATGGCCAGTTTCCTGAAAATTATCCGGGACAAGGCCGTGGGCCAGGGCAAGGACCCGCGTCGGGACTTTCAGCTACGGACCGCATTCGTGGCCGCCGAACGGCTGACCGAGTCCGTGCGCCAGGACCTGGAAAACAGCTTCGGCATGCTGGTCCGCCAGGGCTACGGCACCGCGGACCTGGGCTGCATCGCCTACGAGTGTCCGGCGCTTGGCGGGATGCACCTGTCATCGCGCTGTCTGGTGGAAATCTGCGACCCGAAAACCGGCGAACCGTTGCCCGCCGGTGAGATCGGCGAGGTGGTGGTCACCCCGTTCAACCCCGTGTATCCGCTGATCCGCTTCGCCACCGGGGATCTTTCCCGGCTGGTCACCGAACCCTGCGCCTGCGGACGCACCGCCCCCAAACTGGCCGGCATCCTGGGCCGGGCCGACGACACGGCCAAGGTCAAGGGCCAGTTCATCTACCCCCACCAGGTGGCCCAAGCCATGTGCCTGGTCCCGTCGGTGGCCCGGTGGCAGGTGGTTGTGTCCAACCCCAAGGGCAAGGATCGTCTGGAGCTGTGGGTGGAACTCAGTGAGGCCGTGGAGCCGGAAAAAATCCAGGCCGTGTTCCAGGAAGGGTTGAAGCTGCGCCCGGAAGTAAGAATTCTTGGAGAAGGAGAAAGGCTGGACGAAAACGCTCCGCCGTTGGTGGATGAACGGACTTACGATGATGGAAAGTAG
- a CDS encoding electron transport complex protein RnfA, producing MEDAANLTSFASVMLIFISAAFTDNILLTRFLGMCSVLGVSKKVDTSLGLGAAVIFVTTCTSGLNYLVYRYLLVPLELEYLRLIVFIVVIAAFVQFVEMVVERISEGLYNALGIFLPLITVNCAILGVSLFMLGTPYNLLQTLAYGAGAGTGWALAIAIIGGIREKINEQALPRGLAGPGITLIVIGIMSLAFVGFSGMIRI from the coding sequence ATGGAAGACGCCGCCAACCTGACCAGCTTCGCCTCGGTCATGCTCATCTTTATTTCCGCGGCCTTTACGGACAATATTCTTCTGACCCGTTTCCTGGGCATGTGCTCGGTACTGGGCGTGTCCAAGAAGGTGGATACCAGCCTGGGGCTGGGGGCGGCGGTGATTTTCGTGACCACCTGCACCTCGGGGCTGAATTACCTTGTCTACCGGTATCTGCTCGTGCCTCTGGAGCTGGAGTACTTGCGGCTGATCGTGTTCATCGTGGTCATCGCCGCTTTCGTCCAGTTCGTGGAAATGGTCGTGGAACGCATCTCCGAGGGGCTCTACAACGCCCTGGGAATCTTCCTGCCGTTGATCACGGTCAACTGCGCCATTCTCGGCGTCTCGCTGTTCATGCTGGGCACGCCCTACAACCTGCTCCAAACCTTGGCTTACGGAGCTGGAGCAGGGACTGGCTGGGCCCTGGCCATCGCCATCATCGGCGGCATCCGCGAGAAGATCAACGAACAAGCCTTGCCCCGAGGTCTGGCCGGGCCGGGCATCACCCTGATCGTCATCGGGATCATGTCCCTGGCCTTTGTCGGCTTTTCCGGCATGATCCGGATTTAA
- a CDS encoding NADH:ubiquinone reductase (Na(+)-transporting) subunit F: MLASIGLAVGFLAITTLLLALLLVFAERRILNYGPCTLDINDGKKSLVVTGGSSLLSSLAENDIFIPSACGGRGSCAYCKVKVLDGGGMVSPVEEPYLTPEDIKANVRLSCQVKVRRDIKLAIPDELFLAKRFQGKLVHKRKLTYDVVELRIALNQPESIEFAAGQYIQLESREYAGRDAVMRAYSVSSIPSDSRHVEVIIRKVPEGICTTWVFDHLQEGREVYLSGPFGDFKLSDTKAPAVFLAGGSGMAPIWSILRDMRERGDDREAIYFFSGRNQDDLFFTEELFALEKELPNFRYVPCLTREDPNSEWKGERGRIPAVLPKYIADATAYEAYLCGSSNLIDACVDALKQRGLQETNIYYDKFE, encoded by the coding sequence ATGCTCGCTTCCATCGGTCTCGCCGTCGGCTTCCTGGCCATTACGACCCTCCTGCTGGCCCTCCTGCTCGTCTTCGCCGAACGCCGCATCCTGAACTACGGCCCCTGCACACTGGACATCAACGACGGCAAGAAAAGCCTGGTCGTCACCGGCGGGTCCTCGCTGCTCTCCAGCTTGGCCGAAAACGACATCTTCATCCCTTCGGCCTGCGGCGGACGGGGAAGCTGCGCCTACTGCAAGGTCAAGGTCCTGGACGGTGGAGGGATGGTCAGTCCGGTGGAAGAGCCCTACCTGACACCCGAAGATATCAAGGCCAACGTCCGGCTGTCCTGCCAGGTCAAGGTCCGCCGGGACATCAAGCTGGCCATCCCGGACGAGCTGTTTCTGGCCAAGCGCTTTCAGGGCAAGTTAGTCCACAAGCGCAAGCTGACCTACGACGTCGTGGAACTGCGCATTGCCCTGAACCAGCCGGAATCCATCGAATTTGCCGCCGGCCAGTATATCCAGCTTGAATCTCGGGAGTACGCGGGCCGCGACGCGGTCATGCGCGCCTACTCCGTCTCCTCCATCCCCTCGGACAGCCGCCATGTGGAAGTGATCATCCGCAAGGTGCCGGAAGGCATCTGCACCACCTGGGTCTTCGACCATCTCCAGGAAGGCCGGGAAGTTTACCTGAGCGGCCCCTTCGGCGACTTCAAGCTTTCCGACACCAAAGCCCCGGCGGTGTTTTTGGCCGGAGGCAGCGGCATGGCCCCGATCTGGAGCATTCTGCGCGACATGCGCGAACGCGGCGACGACCGTGAGGCGATCTACTTTTTCAGCGGCCGCAACCAGGACGACCTGTTCTTCACAGAAGAACTTTTCGCCCTGGAAAAGGAACTGCCCAACTTCCGCTACGTGCCTTGCCTGACCAGGGAAGACCCCAACTCCGAATGGAAGGGCGAACGCGGTCGCATTCCCGCGGTTCTGCCTAAATACATCGCGGACGCCACGGCCTACGAAGCTTATCTTTGCGGCTCCTCCAACCTCATCGACGCCTGCGTCGACGCCTTGAAGCAGCGTGGCCTCCAGGAAACGAACATCTATTACGACAAATTCGAATAA
- the hcp gene encoding hydroxylamine reductase, with the protein MFCYQCEQTAKGQGCEKVGVCGKQPDVAALQDLLVYALQGLGLVAHEGRKVGVKSADVDAFACEALFSTLTNVDFDPERFVPLIKQAVTYREELRAKVKAAGGVAEFDVPEATFEPAPTMDGLVHQGEEHGLHNDKVIDPDKRSLKHTLLFGLKGVAAYADHARILGQTDDSVYAFIHEAMATMTRTDLELPDWLGLVLRCGEVNLKTMEILDAANTGAYGDPVPTPVPLGPIKGKAILVSGHDLKDLDELLKQTQGKGINIYTHGEMLPAHGYPKLKAYSHFHGHYGTAWQNQHKEFSAFPGAILMTTNCIQRPQESYKGNIFTTGLVGFPGVQHVKNGEFGPVIAKALEMPGFAEDVPGKTVMTGFARNAVLSAADKVVELVKNKKIRHFFLVAGCDGAKPGRNYYTEFVEKVPSDCVVLTLACGKFRFFDKDLGAIDGLPRLLDMGQCNDAYSAIQVAVALSKAFGVGVNELPLSLVLSWYEQKAVAILLTLLHLGIQDIRLGPSLPAFTSPNVLQVLVDTFNIKPITTPDEDLKAILG; encoded by the coding sequence ATGTTTTGTTACCAGTGTGAACAGACGGCCAAGGGCCAGGGATGCGAGAAGGTCGGCGTGTGCGGCAAACAGCCGGACGTTGCCGCGTTGCAGGACCTGCTGGTGTATGCACTGCAGGGGTTGGGGCTGGTGGCCCACGAAGGCCGCAAGGTGGGCGTGAAGAGCGCGGATGTCGACGCTTTTGCCTGCGAGGCCCTGTTTTCCACGTTGACAAACGTGGACTTCGATCCGGAGCGGTTCGTGCCCCTGATCAAACAGGCTGTCACCTACCGCGAGGAACTGCGGGCCAAGGTCAAGGCAGCGGGCGGCGTTGCGGAATTCGATGTTCCGGAAGCGACCTTCGAGCCTGCTCCGACCATGGACGGCTTGGTCCACCAAGGCGAAGAGCACGGTCTGCACAACGACAAGGTGATCGACCCGGACAAGCGCTCCCTGAAGCATACCCTGCTGTTCGGACTCAAAGGTGTGGCCGCCTATGCCGATCACGCCCGGATTCTGGGCCAAACCGACGACTCGGTGTACGCCTTCATCCATGAGGCCATGGCCACCATGACCCGCACGGATCTGGAGCTGCCAGACTGGCTGGGACTGGTGCTGCGCTGCGGCGAGGTCAACCTGAAGACCATGGAGATTCTGGACGCGGCCAATACCGGCGCCTACGGCGACCCGGTCCCCACGCCCGTGCCCCTTGGTCCGATAAAGGGCAAGGCCATCCTGGTGTCCGGCCACGACCTGAAGGATCTGGACGAACTGCTCAAGCAGACCCAAGGCAAGGGCATCAACATCTACACCCACGGGGAAATGCTGCCGGCCCACGGCTATCCCAAGTTGAAGGCCTATTCGCACTTCCATGGCCACTACGGCACGGCCTGGCAGAACCAGCACAAGGAATTCAGCGCCTTCCCCGGGGCCATCCTGATGACCACCAACTGCATCCAGCGCCCGCAGGAAAGCTACAAGGGCAACATCTTCACCACCGGTCTGGTGGGCTTTCCCGGGGTCCAGCACGTCAAGAACGGCGAATTCGGTCCGGTGATCGCCAAGGCCCTGGAAATGCCCGGCTTTGCCGAGGACGTCCCCGGCAAGACCGTAATGACCGGCTTTGCCCGCAACGCGGTGCTTTCCGCGGCGGACAAGGTCGTCGAACTGGTCAAGAACAAGAAGATCCGCCACTTTTTCCTGGTTGCCGGCTGCGACGGGGCCAAGCCCGGCCGTAACTACTACACCGAGTTCGTGGAAAAGGTGCCCTCGGACTGCGTGGTCCTGACCCTGGCCTGCGGCAAGTTCCGCTTTTTCGACAAGGATCTGGGCGCCATCGACGGCCTGCCCCGGCTGCTGGACATGGGCCAGTGCAACGATGCCTACTCGGCCATCCAGGTGGCCGTGGCCCTGTCCAAGGCCTTTGGCGTGGGCGTGAACGAACTGCCCCTGTCCCTGGTCCTGTCCTGGTACGAACAGAAGGCCGTGGCCATCCTGCTGACCCTGCTGCACCTGGGCATCCAGGATATCCGCCTCGGACCCTCACTGCCGGCCTTCACCTCGCCCAACGTGCTCCAGGTCCTGGTGGACACCTTCAACATCAAACCCATCACCACTCCGGACGAAGACCTGAAGGCCATTCTCGGCTAG